Proteins encoded within one genomic window of Arachis ipaensis cultivar K30076 chromosome B08, Araip1.1, whole genome shotgun sequence:
- the LOC107611705 gene encoding pathogenesis-related protein PRB1-3-like, translating to MGLLAQNLPEDYLEIHNDARASVGVGELKWEINLEVDARNFVYKHRGDCLKEGPGAHFSVGQNNARKLGSLNFSGVDAVRTWVAQKKHYAYRSNCCVSGECRAYKQVVWKTTTHVGCARIICHNDVGVLITCVYEPPGNIPAIRPY from the coding sequence ATGGGTTTATTGGCACAAAATCTTCCAGAAGATTATCTTGAAATTCATAACGATGCACGTGCAAGTGTTGGAGTTGGTGAGTTAAAGTGGGAGATAAACCTAGAAGTAGATGCTCGCAATTTCGTGTATAAACACAGAGGAGATTGCTTGAAGGAAGGACCCGGGGCGCATTTTAGCGTGGGTCAGAACAATGCACGCAAATTGGGATCCCTAAACTTCAGTGGAGTCGACGCTGTGAGAACGTGGGTGGCACAGAAGAAACATTACGCCTACAGATCCAACTGTTGTGTTAGTGGTGAATGTCGTGCCTATAAACAGGTTGTTTGGAAGACCACTACTCATGTAGGTTGTGCTAGAATCATTTGTCACAATGATGTGGGCGTTCTTATTACTTGTGTTTATGAGCCTCCGGGGAACATTCCAGCCATTCGTCCctattaa